The Anopheles merus strain MAF chromosome 2L, AmerM5.1, whole genome shotgun sequence genome has a segment encoding these proteins:
- the LOC121591856 gene encoding uncharacterized protein LOC121591856 codes for MNDFRQKFPFLVQLEACHFVGLYEKLYQIRLHFPDYPTTNNHRVSVFCGNVPITLDPEVSSIKDVDEFVQKLIDSLDSGREGRPTSKPCSTGAPSTTLTNLALELLSIQRQYGCEVAFDKHIMHVEIRNFEGRSNHSLTLNRTGAELFKVAQHTLPELAVSELFKRQTTLQRHVQVFLDLLDQLEEFYNNLNTIDDLCYVVLPATIDTKTVYRIFKYDRKVFLKVSLHPLQPAAIDVGFFGPTKQVAKLREIYDERQDDWDADCNVYTNLLRIFNVIAFPMRPAANHEESQQLGSELGEDSCGICMNYQDGYDRVPVISCDNEQCNLIFHIHCLKEWFATQRESKKIFTISIGNCPYCTHKISSSFEEMLVLLS; via the exons ATGAATGATTTTCGGCAGAAATTCCCGTTCTTGGTGCAACTCGAAGCGTGCCACTTTGTAGGACTTTATGAAAAG CTATATCAAATAAGGCTGCATTTTCCAGACTATCCCACCACAAACAATCACCGAGTGTCAGTGTTTTGTGGAAATGTTCCAATTACGTTAGACCCGGAAGTATCGTCCATTAAGGATGTCGATGAATTTGTTCAGAAGCTCATCGACTCGCTGGATTCTGGCAGAGAGGGACGACCGACCAGCAAACCGTGTTCTACTGGCGCACCATCCACTACACTGACCAACCTTGCCCTGGAATTGCTGTCCATCCAGCGCCAGTACGGTTGTGAAGTGGCATTTGATAAACATATAATGCACGTAGAGATTAGAAACTTTGAAGGCAGAAGTAACCATTCGCTTACCCTGAACCGCACCGGAGCGGAGCTGTTCAAAGTTGCTCAACACACCCTTCCGGAGCTTGCCGTTTCGGAGCTGTTCAAACGACAGACCACGCTGCAGCGGCACGTGCAGGTGTTTCTAGATCTGCTCGATCAGCTGGAAGAGTTTTACAACAATCTCAACACAATCGACGACCTTTGTTACGTTGTGTTGCCCGCAACAATCGACACAAAAACGGTGTACCGCATTTTCAAGTACGACCGGAAGGTGTTTCTGAAGGTTTCACTCCACCCGCTGCAGCCGGCCGCCATCGATGTCGGGTTTTTCGGCCCAACCAAGCAAGTCGCCAAGCTGCGCGAAATCTACGACGAGAGGCAGGACGATTGGGATGCGGACTGTAACGTATACACAAATTTGCTGCGCATTTTCAACGTGATTGCCTTTCCGATGCGCCCGGCGGCTAATCATGAGGAGTCCCAGCAGCTGGGCAGTGAGCTGGGCGAAGACAGCTGCGGCATATGCATGAACTACCAGGACGGGTACGACCGTGTGCCGGTGATTTCGTGCGATAATGAGCAATGCAACTTGATTTTTCACATACATTGCCTGAAGGAG TGGTTTGCGACACAGCGAGAGAGTAAAAAAATCTTTACCATCTCTATTGGCAACTGTCCATACTGCACGCACAAAATATCATCCAGCTTTGAAGAGATGTTAGTTTTGTTAAGCTGA